One region of Armigeres subalbatus isolate Guangzhou_Male chromosome 3, GZ_Asu_2, whole genome shotgun sequence genomic DNA includes:
- the LOC134224875 gene encoding uncharacterized protein LOC134224875 codes for MDDMKSKLQLLEEHHKSWRIKQQEETARIKQDFERRLAKLNEDYLASVKKIDCDFSAKKEALIKRYNEKGGSTRTETKQLLAIGKVLPQDVINSIADLEENIFQHHHSELQTTEEIPASRCVTDDVKLLETVFHQNANVSTAPEKFADVSIVCTGISIVRMNESTQWQQVCRKPHATVYKAVRVGKDKECSVHGKWYENEAVGELKLCLLNYEIQYFVESKIFDPGGVWFITPGANMILTHIS; via the coding sequence ATGGACGATATGAAAAGCAAGCTGCAACTGCTTGAAGAGCATCACAAGTCATGGCGAATAAAACAGCAAGAGGAAACGGCGAGAATCAAACAGGATTTCGAACGACGATTGGCGAAATTAAATGAGGATTATTTGGCATCGGTAAAGAAAATTGATTGTGATTTTAGTGCCAAAAAGGAAGCGTTGATAAAGCGGTACAACGAAAAAGGTGGCAGCACACGGACGGAAACTAAACAGCTCCTTGCAATCGGTAAAGTGTTACCGCAGGATGTCATAAATAGCATAGCCGATTTAGAAGAAAACATTTTCCAACATCACCATTCCGAACTTCAAACAACAGAAGAAATTCCAGCTTCTCGATGTGTTACTGATGATGTCAAGCTTCTAGAGACCGTATTCCATCAGAACGCAAACGTTTCTACTGCACCCGAAAAGTTTGCTGATGTATCTATTGTTTGCACCGGGATAAGTATAGTGCGAATGAATGAATCGACGCAATGGCAACAAGTGTGTCGTAAACCACATGCAACTGTATACAAGGCGGTGCGCGTTGGTAAAGATAAAGAGTGCTCTGTGCACGGCAAGTGGTACGAAAATGAAGCAGTGGGAGAATTAAAACTTTGTCTGCTAAATTATGAGATTCAATATTTTGTGGAATCGAAAATCTTCGATCCGGGAGGTGTATGGTTTATTACTCCTGGAGCAAACATGATATTAACACATATTAGTTAG